ACAATTTTCAGTTGTGGGATTCCATTTTTCCAGTAGCTGATCAACAGATGAAGATTTCTCAAACTGTATCATTAGTTTAGGGTCGTTTTTGTCATGTTCAAACCGATTCAAAAACATAATAATCGGATTGTCTAACAGGTTGCTGATACTGTGCCTGATGGCCACATGATTGAGCGCCAGAGCTTTGTTGCCAAAGCTATGTACAACAACACATTTGCTGGGATCAAAATCCACTCTATTAGGATGAAGTTTAGCCGTTTTTGGATGGCTCACTAGTGTGGCATCAGGCTGATTTGGTGATTTGACTACTGAGCTAAAAGTTTTAATGTGAGCAGAGCCGGTGCCCATGGGCTGTTGTTCTGTCTGAGTAAGATCAATGTTATCATTAGTGCAGGAATTCTTTAGATGTTCTATGAGATTGTTTGTTGCATTTAATTGAACTCTGAACTCGGTTAGGGTAGTAGCAAGTTTTGTTTCTAATGTTTCAGTGATTTGTTCTTTAATTTCAATCAGAGAGGTACCAACTTTTTGTTCAAAATCCTTCAGCCCATCAACATCTATTAATGATTGGTCGTGCTGTTGGGAGCCAGCTACGATATTACTTTACACTGCACCAAATAAAAGCCAACGATATCTACTATGATGTCCTTACTATTGATTGAGGAATGGGCCAGGAATGAGCATTCGAAATGTAATTGAGCTTGTGGATTTGCCAATTCGAACACGTGAGAGCGCACAATTGCAGTAGCAAGGATCGAGCTCTAACCAGTACACAGTGTGTAATCTTAACATGAGAATTACCTCAGCTGCTTGACACAAATACAAATGATAATACTAGCGAATCTTTTGTCGTATACGTTATAACGAACGAAACCCTGCAGGCATCTCACACACACCATGCGACCACTTCAAGTGGATGGCTTTACCTAAATCTTGGAGCCAATAATCAGAAAAAACGTCTCGATAGGTTTGCACAACAACCGTACAAATGGCCTACGTTATGGCCTGCTGCTGTTATATGGAAAATAACTCAATTACGGTATTCAATTTTCTTTAGACTAATTTTTTGTGGAGCTCCACGTAATATACATTATAGACTTAACCATCTACGCTTTTCAAAAAGACTACTTTGAAATCGTCTAATAATCGAGAACTTCGATTTAATGTTCGAATCTAGACGATGCTGTTAACGTCTGAGTGTAAAAGTCTTCTCTTTCTTTTCGGTGCCTAAGATTCTGTTTTGGTGACTCACTGTCATAACCATAGTGAGCGCAGTTACACAGGTCTTACTGGCAGTTGGAGAGTCTTTCTTTCATCGAGCTTgctgcaaaaacaaaaaggcAGCCATGAAGTTCAAGTTTAAGCAGGAAAATACATTAGGTATGTTATCATTCAGTAAAGTGACACGGTTTATTTTTGTTACTCCGGTAAGAGAGAGGAAGCGTTCGTGTTGATTTAATCTATATGGCAATAAACTGTTTAAAACTATGTAAGCATACGTCTACTGTACGATTTAAATGAAACTGGTAGCTTAAATTTTTTTGGGTAGGGTTTCCAACCGACAGATGAATGGAAAGATTGTTAGAGGTTATGGTGTTAGGATAGTTTTGGCTTTTTGATAGACACCTTCAATGCTGATCAACTTAACATTATAAGAGGAAGCAGTAAGCTGGCCTTCTGTCTTAACGACTTTGGCAGAAGGTATAAGTTTATTTTAGTATTCATACCAAAGCTATTTGTCTGGATTGTTGCAGAGTTCAGGCCAAACCTTATACTAAGGGATTGGTATCTCTCAGATCACTGAGACGTAATTCGCATTGATTAAGGTCAGATCAAATGATTGAAGTCCAATGTTTTTTAATTCGCAAGTTTGAATGGTTTGACGCTTTGAGTACACACATTTTACAATACGTCggtaaaaatatttgtgaacAAACTTGATTGTATGAGGAGCCTGCACTATTTAGCACTAACCTCCATTAGGCCTAAGGCTTGACAAGCTCACTAACATCAACACAAGTCACATTTGTGTCAAATCTCACAAAAGATTTTGAGCAACCCATAGCACAAGGCATGTAAAGTTGATTCACTCACAGATCTGTTTCGTATGATATTAACGTCACATACTAGAGCAAAATTCTATTGAAATACACTAATTTGTTATCTTGTTTCATAAAGATATGATAACTCTtgactaaatacatgtactacagaTTATTACATATAGCATACATCACAAATAAATGCGTAATATAAAACCATGTAAACACATggtatttgtaaaataaattaacaaagtAAACATGAAAAGAGAAAGATTAATGTGGTTACTTTACTTTAGAGATGCTTCAGTAAAAGTGTAAGCTCAGCGATAAGTAAGTTCAGAGGTAATGATAGAGATATGCAGTGTAATGTACTCTTGCCTAAACTCGGCGTAGTTTGTTGATTGCTTTGTTGCCGTTTCATGAATGTATCTTATTGTGACATTGCTGCATTGAAAGTAAATGTATCAAATAGACACAGATATTATATGTCAAGCAAAGGTTTGCTTTTGTGTTGCTTGTTACTTCAGGCGAGACTAGGAAAAACCAGGGTTGTGACAAAGATATTGTTGACTTATTGGTACTTTTGAATTAATGCTTTGAAACAAAGAGTTTTAAAAAGTAAGGCATCCTTTTGATAATTGCCtaaaaatttttgtaagttgttgCACAGTAATATTTGATTATTATTTACAATATAACGGGTTTAAATATTCCAAATGCCGAGATACATTTGTGTGTTTTTACATTGTAGTGGAAATCCATTCCCTAACCATTTTCCAGTTAGCTTTTTCTTTGTTTCAGTCGAAATAAATCGTGTTTTTATAAGCATCTGCATTTTATTGATCTCTGATAATTAACAGTTTCAGCCTTTATAATTACTAACAATGAGCTCTGGTATGCGAGGGCTGGTGATATTCATCGAGCTGCATTTAACATTATTTAATTGGCATTCAAAAGGTCGCTTGACCAGGTCGAAGAAGCTGCAGTCCAGAGTTTTTTTCATGTCGGAAGTTAGTCGTTTTTGCATAATGGTGTGGTGACAGTTTTGTCCTATGTGCATTACTTCATCTTTTTCCATGAAGCCAATCCTGAGGTTTCCACTTATTCTCTTCTAAACTGCGCTTTCCAGCTATGGATTTATAGATGCTGGTTTAACAATGACTATTCTTTCTTCAGCTGATATTATCCTCAAAAGTTAGTAGCTATATAGCTACACAAACTAGATTAAGCCACATAAATCCTCTTTATTTGGAGTAAGAAAGAACTATAGGCTTTATCCTTTGTCAAAATTTTGGCATTCTATAGAATATTTCTGATGCATTACATAGGAATTGATGGATCAATAAGACCGTGTTAACTGAGGCACACTTTGCTAAACTGTTCTTGTCTGCGTATAAACATCTAATAATCATTGTATATGTCTAATCAAATAATTTGATGCACCAAAACCATAAGAACTATTAAACAGCAATAGATTTATGTTCACACATTGAAAATACATTCTAAATTCACACATTCTAAATTGGAAGCATTTTCGAGAACAAAGTCTCTGCTTGTTGTTTATCAGCCATAACAAATTAGTGCTTAAGGCAATCATCTCAGGAGTATGACCTTGGGTTAGATATATTCAAACAGAAATTGATAGCTATGATAGAAGAGTTTACTTGAGCTGAAAAGTTATATGAAGAAAACACCCTCCACAAAGAGCACTGCATGTGTTTACGGTTCATCATTCACTGTTTCCATAatgcgcagtacttcggagttgcgctctctccgaatcatggaaacggcgtcttcgcactgatcagtgcaaagccagtgcaaattcgcagcaaagaAACGGCagttgcgcagtggctgcgcatagctctcttgTTGTGGAGGCAGATTCATTGAAgaccataaactagtacaaaagctATCCCgcttatcttgttttttttttccaTTCCGAttttctttcacttaaatttaattatagtctGCACCCATGAGGATCATGAGATGATTAcattcctggactttgttatcgatgccaacacttttcgaaaaataaatggcaagtcctatagtaacatttaaataatatattacttaaagatacctattaaaaatatatcactttgtaaaaattgtgttaaggtttgtaaaaccttgtgaatgtgtattgtaaataaaagtattatgacgacaaaagcataaaaagaccgtttctgacgttcggtatccatgatcgattctacatgtatgtctccATCCGGTGATTCGATTTATACAtattctcttctctggctaatttgctgaaaaccactgcgcagcgtgtaaacgtacaatcccctcgacatcggagggggctgcatcgaagcactgcgcatcatggaaacatagtgattgagaTCCCATTTTATTTTAGAGTCTCATTTATCTATGCTTCCTTTCATTAGCAAACAACACATGAGTTTTTCTGTCTTGTAATGTAATCATTGGTTAAACACCTGTCTGTCATCATCAAGATTATTATGGAAAAAACTTGTGGTCTGTTACTTTGTGGTCTGTCTTTTACTGTAGaatgtttttctttaattcTATTTCTGTAGCACAAAACTATATGATTGTATCAATAAGTCAATAATTGATTTCACACTGTAGGGATTTTGCTTCTACTCTAAAAGGTTGCATTCATGCAACAGTTTACATGTAGATACCTGACTTGCACAAGTTGCTTACCAGATTTTGAGTGTTGTAATACTACTCTTGAGGATTACTTTTCACAATTTCTAATAATCACTAGGGGATTTGATAGAATCACCAGACGATTTGATATTGCAAATTTGTAATATCGAATAGTGATATATCATGAATCTTCTATTTATAGACGATACGCAATATTACtattatgtaaaaataacttgtaaatttgtgttaatatatatttgtatatgttaACTTTAAAAGAAACAGTTTTGTGTTTtcgataattagaaacatttattttatgaatgccCGTGTGTATGGAAGGTCAAGGAATCAGTGTATTATAAGATTAGAAGGTCCGTGGGTTTTAGTTCGAGTACCACTCACTCTGAAAATTGTCAGGTGTGAGATAAATCGCCATTAAACGATTATGTCGTTTATCATGTTATCTTTTTAGATGCTTTTTAGATGGTGGCAGTTTTCAAATCCTCTACTTTTAAAACCTCACCAAACCATTAATTCGCCAAATTGTGAAGCTCTATTCTTGAGTTTAAACAGATGTACACCTTTTtgcatgttgttatatatgtattgattcaatgcatatatatatatatatatatattatgcttaTGCATTCATGAAAATTGCAATTCTTAAAAAGCCTGCAACACAAAAGGGCTTCCTACTCTTTAGAGTCATCTAGATTGCAATTAAAAGTCATTAATTATAAGCTCATTTATTGAATGGCTAAAGGTGGCTGCATTCTGTTGCAAGACTATTTAACAAACAAAATTCTACACCATTTTAAATGCAAACAGCTCAAGGTTAAATTGAACGGTTCTGAGATAGTGCTGGGcatgagtacttcttggtcaacgagTTTAGACTATATACTTGCCTATATTTCcgttcgagtatcgggtagcttgtagtgcttggcacgagtgcttcttggccaacgggtttttcaggtatcgggtttgttgatacgggttttatgtctaaaatttctaaAGATCTGAcatcttaaaatttacaatgcaattataaatatattcagttgatttattattttttactatttcctATCGACCGATATTCGTGCTCGCAGCCTTAACAGGCGGGTTGTTAAACAGTGCTTAGAGCTCATGTcacaatagaccgagttttagTCCACTCTACTCAACGAattcgtgtaccaaaacccgaactcgcaaATCAAAACCCGAACCTGCAAGACCGAAATACTCAAAATTTTGATTACCTGAGACTCGAAGATAAACCCTCAAGTTCAAtgagttttattacccatgcacaACAATATTCTGGGCGTCTACCTCCTACTATACCTACCATCTTTTCACTATGGCTAGTGTATTTTAGGACACTTGCGTTTGGTAAGGAACATCTTGTTGGGTGTGTTGGGAACTATGTTCGTTGTTTGACATTGCTTGACAAGAAATTGCTGTTTTTCACTGTTTGTATTGGCTGTATCTTGGCCGATGAAGTTATCAGCTCAAAAGTACCAATTTTCAAAAGGTTTTATTAGTTATGACCAGAGTTATCACAATGGCTTGTCGTTTGGTAACTGCACTTCTGCTATACAAGTAGTCAGTGAGACTGTGAGACACAAGCGATGCAAAAGCTCTGTGAACATGAAGAAACAGGCCGAGCATAGTAATATCATGCTATGGGAAACATGCTGAACACATTGGTGTTTGCATCAGTGCAAAGCAGCCTTTAGGACAACCAGTTTTGCATCGCTTGCACTGGTGGTTTCACAAACACTCATGGAAACTATTTATCTTAGTGTCTCGGCATGGTTACTGAGATGTTCTCTTTGCAGAATATATTTAGACCAGCTCACTGGACAAAAGTTACTGATAAGAAAGTTACTAGTTTGACCCAGTGTAGTCTAGCGCTGGCCTGACCTTCCATGTCTTGTTGACCTGTTTGCCTTTCTTGTTGCTGTTATGGATGACATTTGTTGCTATTTCTAACCAGGGACTCCAGACTGCCTCTTAGTAATTGTTCTTATAGCTAGCAACTAATGAGTCACAGGATTCCAAGTGTCTAATCGACAACTATGCAGTTACTTTCACTGGAAGTTCGAAGCAAGCCACTAGTGATAATGCAATAACACTGTTACTGATATAAACAATGACATCACACAACAGATTTCAGCCCTGGCAGTCTAAGGTGCGCCGTGTGTGCAAACTAACTTGAGCCGTCTCACgtatttggtaaaacttgaagTTAGTTATCAAGATGCATTGTATGCTTAATGCAATGCTTAAGTAAACAGCCCTTGATATCACTGCAATCTTATCAGCACATCCACTGATCGGTGCAGAGATACTAGTCAACCTGCCATATCACCGGCATGTTCATCAATCGGtgaatgatatacatgtacacagaaGAGATTTTTTCGATGAAAAGCTCTGAATCACGGTGTTTCTTTAATGTTCCTGCAGTGTGTCAGTGCAAAACTATTTGAATGTGTTTTAAGTAAGCTAACAATTTTGAATCGATTCGACATTGATGTTATATCTATAAACGCTGAAGGCCTTATAATACTTTTCCTCAGTGATGTtctacaacatacatgtatttgatggTTTGCATGTAGTGTGGTTGCTATGGTTAAGCTGTGATCTGCGATTCAATTTTTGGAATCACTGTATcgttattgtatttttacacatagtttatattttataactatatatatatcgtcATATATTCATGTAGTCACCATCTGGTATCTAAATTGTACTATATATGACCCTGCTTTTAGTATGACTTACATTGAGAGTATGCTGTTTGCAGCCTAGTGGTAggatttgattattttttaagCATTAGAAATTGATTGTATGACAATGCTGATATTTTTGTAATCAGTGTTGTCTTTTTAGAGGACAGAATGAAGGAGTCTGCAAAGATTAAAAGTAAATATCCTGATCGAATACCAGTTGTGGTTGAAAAGGTTCCCAACTCTCAAATACAGGATATAGACAAACGCAAGTTTTTAGTTCCCAATGACATTTCAGTTGCACAATTTATGTGGATTATTCGACGACGTATTCAACTACCTGCTGAAAAAGCCATATTCCTGTTTTTGGGCAAAGTTCTTCCACAATCAAGGTATGCTGCTATTTTTATTAGGCTAGCTATCATAATTGCGATTAACGTATTGGTATACGCGCAGATTTAAAGGTATGCAATGATCTGTTCTTTGTTTGCACAGCACCAGCATGAGCCAAATCTATCAGGAGCACAAGGATGAAGATGGTTTTTTGTATATAGCCTACAGTGGAGAAAACACCTTTGGGGAGTAGTCTACCTTTTCATTATGCTAACTTTCCAGTCACAAGAGATGTTGTTTGAACCTTCTATCTGAACATGGGTTTAGTAGAAGTATTTATCAGTGATTTTATGTTAAAGTAAATTTGTGCATTATTTATAGtttgtcataaatatatatatataaataaatgaaacAGTTTGTAAATGTGACagctttattacaaaaatagttttaatatgtacagaTGAAATTGGAGGCGTAAAGTGATTTCATGGTTTGTTGAATTGCTCGTTAGCAGATTGTGCAGCTATCGAAGAAACAACCCCCAAACCCATTCCTCTATGCGTATGTGTTGTAATTCTAGCTAATGCATATTCCTGGTCTAATTGATTGAATAGTTCGCTTTGCTTCCTTCTCTGTTCCTCAGACATTTCACCCACAGCAACTTCTCCTTTGATACCCATTAGTTTTCTATATTTCTCATCAGCAACCACTTCAGTGCCctacaataaaaaaactgaactgtgaaaacaaagattttgagatattTCAATGGCATATGGGTCacgatcacagaaaccatggttaagtcgcaaatcacgaagttgagttatccgactttaaagttgcactaactgaatttataattttggtaaggatttttgtaacacgtgcttctggaccaatcaaagagtgatctttctgaatctgaagtcagtttagataataaatgtcttaaaacctcggaaaaccccttaaaaccgttgctatgctaaacaggaagtactgaaaaatggtgtccgaaaaacgtaatcgtttctcttttgccgatttgaaagataattctgacattttggacacttataatgagtactttggtattccaactgatgccaaaagcagtgtaagtaaagggaatgaccatgatatattcctaaccattcttataagatttttacaatatttaattataagaataattattcgattttataagatttgattataaaaaaaattattcgaatttgcaagatcaaagtatagagtgaccgatgatgtgcaatatgttactgttattattttgtttaacattttgttgatgatactacggttgtgctcaatatcgcggcactgccaagccgtttttaatatctccaaaattaggtaatacattttcttatagatatacagccatttctatgacaaccagctaaaatctgtttagatttttaaattcagcataatgtttttgatatatagacagaaatctagataaatatcacaacctcttaatattggttgccatgacgttttgaaatgtaaacaaaactgtgcatcggttttcgtttctcagactttaacaccagttttctcggaactaggTTTTCGCACcgatggtaaacatgcattcagtttattgaccataaaatctgctgtaattaagctagaatcaaaatttttttgcaaaataattgtgagaattctctccttctgttaatgcagataactctaaatcttataatcccgacttaaccatggtttctgtgatcatgacacatatctCAAGCAGAGGAAACTCACAGATCCtctcaaataattttttgactgtattaaaatatttaggcAGACCAATCGCAATCAAATGGCACCCAATCTGATCCATATTCCAACATGCTGTCTCACGATGGATGGTCAAATTATGACAACACAGTGCAATGTAAATAATGAATTCTTTGTTAGAGGAGTCTGCAATGCACCACTTGGTATGCTGTAAAATTACGTGAGACAAAAAATACTATTGAATATAGTAAATGCACCAACAAGTTAGCAAATAGAAAGCATTTACCTGAAACTTCTGTAAACTTTGCTCTTTGTTTTCAGCAGCTTTGCTCCATAATAGCTTCCTCTTTTGTTGCTGCTCTGCAAACTTAAGTGGGTTTATAGCTGCTGGATTGTAAAATTTAGGCACCTCTACTCCGGTAAGTTCCTGTGCTTTCGCATGCATGGCTGCCATTGTCTGTAGCAAAGCTTGCTGTGGTGTAGCTAAAATGTAAAGACAACCACATTTATGTCGACAACATGTCATTGACGGTACAAAGCAGTCAATGGCCTGAAGTTACAAGTTGTTGAAGAAATAGAGAAAACATTTTAGTGGCATATCATGTCAAATTCTACAGAGAAATTTAACATTGTCAATATTGACAAGGCTAAGCGATAGTTGTCTAACATTGAATTGTTGTTCCCTGCATATGTATACACTTGGAATTAGCTATTCTTTATATAAATcacatttaaatgtaaattGAATGCAATGGTACGCATTAACATAATAGCTCATTCATCAACTGGAGTTGTCATATCATATGACATCTTCCAAGACCTAAATGAAAGTTGAGGCAGTCAAAATTTTCTATCATAAGCAAATCTGCAGACAATAAGGACTTTGAAACAAATACACAGTACTACCCCAAAACTGACAGTTGCCGTTCAGCATTGTAGAGACAGCGTTTTGTAGATAGGTGATATTGTGTATAACCATCACTGTATAAAATTTTCATGATGCGGAGTTTTAGAATGTTTAAACATTGGACAGTCATTTAGAGCGCATAACttacataacttttttattatacatttcaatacatcacagtcttggctttcgaatgagccattgtttgacatggtgagacagacgttggttggtgtttataggttttccccagagctctaccgcagaaatgttcaatggtaaaggctcgaaaattgtgacatcacaattttcatattcggtgttgcgtgctcttactgcttattttatcgcttaccgcttatatttatcaactacgataatgacgctagtggtaggcgaaggtaggacaactccagaaaaccaatgaagatgacaaaggaatcagtgtcattagctctctatGTACAGATATTTCTTtgataaatagctcagattccaagcaccatactatgttttcccgatg
Above is a window of Watersipora subatra chromosome 3, tzWatSuba1.1, whole genome shotgun sequence DNA encoding:
- the LOC137390084 gene encoding gamma-aminobutyric acid receptor-associated protein-like 2, which translates into the protein MKFKFKQENTLEDRMKESAKIKSKYPDRIPVVVEKVPNSQIQDIDKRKFLVPNDISVAQFMWIIRRRIQLPAEKAIFLFLGKVLPQSSTSMSQIYQEHKDEDGFLYIAYSGENTFGE